In a single window of the Pseudomonas sp. B21-015 genome:
- a CDS encoding HlyD family secretion protein, with protein MNALQEKAAIATGASVETPVVVARQRKRKMIGILLCVGAVVVLAGGWVVAFSSGVTSTDNAYVRGDLTSLAAKVSGYVTAVEVEDNQSVRAGDVLFRIDDRDYRARLAQAVANVSAAEARLTHVDAETQLQRALIRQAEAQRRSAAAQMNLATKTDDRSRKLIVSNAVSQALVDETGTARSRAEATVSAASATVEAQQQRIAVLVAQREAAVAAVAQAQAARDLAQIDLDSTVVHAPVDGVIGNRQVRVGRFVTPGGALLDIVPVNDVWVVANFKETQLENIRPGQRARITVDGYPNRPLEGVVDSFAPGSGSAFSLLPTDNATGNFVRVVQRVPVKIRLAHNPLPGRIVPGLSARVEVEQGGGS; from the coding sequence ATGAACGCGCTTCAGGAGAAGGCCGCCATTGCCACCGGCGCAAGCGTCGAGACCCCTGTCGTGGTGGCGCGGCAACGCAAGAGAAAGATGATCGGCATCCTGCTGTGCGTCGGTGCCGTGGTGGTCTTGGCTGGCGGATGGGTCGTGGCGTTTTCGAGCGGTGTGACCTCCACCGATAACGCTTATGTGCGCGGCGACCTCACCTCGCTCGCCGCCAAGGTTTCTGGCTATGTCACAGCGGTAGAAGTGGAGGACAACCAGAGCGTCCGGGCGGGTGACGTGCTGTTCCGGATTGACGATCGGGACTATCGCGCACGGCTTGCGCAGGCAGTGGCCAATGTCAGCGCTGCCGAGGCTCGCCTGACCCATGTCGATGCCGAAACCCAGCTTCAGCGTGCCCTGATTCGACAGGCCGAAGCCCAGCGCCGCTCGGCCGCCGCGCAGATGAATCTGGCGACCAAGACCGATGATCGCAGCCGCAAACTTATCGTCAGCAACGCGGTCAGCCAGGCGCTCGTCGATGAAACCGGCACGGCACGCTCCAGAGCCGAAGCGACGGTCTCGGCAGCTTCGGCAACGGTCGAGGCTCAACAACAGCGCATCGCCGTCCTTGTGGCCCAGCGAGAAGCTGCCGTTGCTGCCGTGGCGCAGGCACAGGCCGCGCGCGATCTCGCCCAGATCGATCTCGACAGCACCGTGGTACACGCGCCTGTTGATGGCGTTATCGGTAACCGTCAGGTCCGCGTCGGCCGGTTCGTTACGCCGGGCGGCGCCTTGCTCGATATCGTGCCGGTCAATGATGTGTGGGTCGTGGCGAATTTCAAGGAAACCCAGCTCGAGAATATCCGGCCCGGTCAGCGCGCGCGCATCACGGTCGACGGCTACCCCAACAGGCCGCTTGAAGGCGTGGTCGACAGCTTTGCGCCGGGGAGTGGGTCGGCGTTCAGCTTGCTGCCCACCGACAATGCAACAGGGAACTTTGTGCGTGTCGTGCAACGGGTTCCGGTAAAGATCCGGCTGGCCCACAACCCGTTGCCGGGCCGCATCGTGCCTGGCCTGTCCGCGCGGGTCGAGGTTGAGCAAGGGGGCGGCTCATGA
- a CDS encoding cupin domain-containing protein, giving the protein MFTRYLLAAAFAVLSISAASAAEPPAGKVTVVFDRPIPNIPGKSMKGVVVEYGPGAASPAHTHPKTAFIYATVLEGSFRIKVKGQPEKIYNVGENFVEEPGSVHEVSANASDTKPARLLAVFVLDTDEKVLVTPIKK; this is encoded by the coding sequence ATGTTTACCCGATATCTCTTGGCCGCCGCCTTTGCCGTGCTGTCGATCAGCGCAGCGTCGGCCGCCGAGCCGCCCGCAGGCAAGGTGACGGTCGTATTCGATCGCCCAATTCCCAACATCCCTGGCAAGAGCATGAAGGGCGTGGTGGTCGAGTACGGGCCGGGCGCCGCGTCGCCGGCCCACACGCATCCGAAAACGGCCTTCATTTATGCCACGGTCCTGGAGGGCTCGTTTCGCATAAAAGTCAAAGGCCAGCCGGAAAAGATCTACAACGTCGGCGAAAACTTCGTAGAGGAACCGGGCTCCGTGCACGAAGTCAGCGCCAACGCCAGCGACACGAAACCCGCACGCCTGTTGGCCGTGTTTGTCCTCGACACCGACGAAAAGGTGCTCGTTACACCTATTAAAAAGTGA
- a CDS encoding DHCW motif cupin fold protein, translating into MDLTAIPFGTTDWSKIESVEHAGQTGTAYWRTCQFGSTRVRMVEYSPGYMADHWCWRGHILLCLEGELHTELEDGRQFTLTAGMSYQVGNNAEGHRSFTTTGAKLFIVD; encoded by the coding sequence ATGGATCTTACCGCCATCCCCTTTGGGACTACCGATTGGTCGAAGATCGAATCTGTCGAGCACGCCGGTCAGACGGGCACGGCCTATTGGCGGACCTGCCAGTTTGGTTCGACGCGTGTGCGGATGGTTGAATACAGTCCCGGATATATGGCCGATCACTGGTGCTGGAGAGGGCATATCCTGTTGTGCCTGGAAGGCGAGTTACACACAGAACTGGAAGATGGCCGCCAGTTCACGCTGACTGCCGGAATGAGCTATCAGGTGGGCAACAATGCCGAGGGGCACCGGTCGTTCACCACCACCGGTGCGAAGTTGTTCATTGTGGATTGA
- a CDS encoding SDR family oxidoreductase, translated as MKIVVIGGTGLIGSKLVNNLRERGHDVLAAAPSTGVNSITREGLAQAMDGTDIVVDVANAPSWEDQAVLDFFETSSRNLLAAEAAAGVRHHVALSIVGSERLPENGYFRAKVAQENLIKASGIPYTILRATQFFEFVGGIAQAATVGEEICLSPALIQPMASDDVAAALTDVTLAAPVNGTVEVAGPEAMPLDELVRRFLRATQDARKVVPDVHARYFGSMLDDQSLTPGKNPRLGAIRFEDWLGRSTAQAGR; from the coding sequence ATGAAGATCGTCGTCATTGGAGGCACCGGCCTCATCGGATCGAAACTTGTGAATAACCTCCGCGAGCGCGGCCATGACGTGCTCGCAGCCGCCCCCAGCACGGGCGTGAACAGCATCACCCGCGAGGGCCTGGCCCAGGCGATGGATGGCACTGATATCGTCGTCGACGTGGCGAACGCGCCTTCGTGGGAAGACCAGGCCGTTCTCGATTTCTTCGAAACGTCGAGCCGTAACCTGCTGGCTGCCGAGGCGGCCGCTGGGGTTCGCCATCACGTTGCCCTGTCGATCGTCGGCAGTGAACGGCTGCCCGAGAATGGCTATTTCCGGGCCAAGGTCGCGCAGGAAAACCTCATCAAGGCGTCCGGCATTCCTTACACCATCCTGCGTGCCACACAGTTCTTCGAGTTTGTCGGCGGCATTGCGCAGGCGGCCACCGTCGGCGAGGAGATTTGCCTGTCGCCGGCGCTGATCCAGCCGATGGCGTCCGACGACGTGGCGGCGGCGCTCACCGATGTCACGTTGGCCGCGCCGGTCAATGGCACGGTCGAAGTCGCCGGGCCCGAGGCCATGCCACTCGACGAACTGGTCAGGCGCTTCCTGCGGGCTACTCAGGACGCGCGCAAGGTCGTGCCGGATGTGCACGCGCGCTACTTCGGTTCGATGCTCGACGATCAATCGCTGACGCCCGGCAAGAACCCGCGCCTGGGTGCAATCCGCTTCGAGGACTGGCTCGGTCGGTCGACGGCCCAGGCCGGGCGCTGA
- a CDS encoding winged helix-turn-helix domain-containing protein, producing the protein MPFVFEDYVLDQQRRELTLRGQVVTVGPQVFDLLLQLVSNRDRVMSKDDLLKAVWSGRIVSESTITSHINAVRKAIGDTGEEQRLVRTVARKGYRFVGEIKVDEDGETRQPDSEEPTPVDLKQTPPPTLVLPDKPSITVLPFQNLSGDPEQEYFADGMVEDIITALSRIRWLFVIAHNSSFTYKGRDVDVQGVGQTLGVRYVLEGSVRKSGNKVRITGQLIDATTGMHIWAERFEGMLHDIFELQDQIAESVVGAIAPQLERAEIERAKRKPTESLDAYDYYLRGMPKLHNGTRDAIEEALPLFYKAIELDPEFASAYGMAAWCHFWRKLNGWMTDRPREIAEGARLARLAVELGRDDAVALTRGGHALAHLAGDVDGGIALLDRARLLNPNLAPAWFLGGILRALRGETDAAIEQLTHAVRLSPLDPEMFRMQVGMALAHFVAGRFEAASAWAEKALGNLPCLLASVALIAASHALSGRMDKAKQAMQRLHELDPSLRVSNLKDWLPIQRPDDLARFADGLRLAGLPE; encoded by the coding sequence TTGCCATTCGTGTTTGAAGACTACGTGCTCGATCAGCAGCGCCGGGAACTGACCTTGCGCGGGCAAGTCGTGACGGTCGGGCCGCAGGTCTTCGATCTATTGCTGCAACTCGTCAGCAACCGCGATCGCGTCATGAGCAAGGACGACCTGCTCAAGGCCGTGTGGAGCGGTCGGATCGTCTCGGAATCGACGATCACCAGCCACATCAATGCGGTGCGCAAGGCCATCGGCGATACCGGCGAGGAGCAGCGCCTGGTGCGCACGGTCGCCCGTAAGGGCTACCGCTTCGTCGGCGAGATCAAGGTGGATGAGGACGGGGAAACGCGACAGCCTGACAGCGAAGAACCCACGCCCGTGGACCTGAAGCAAACGCCTCCGCCCACCCTCGTCCTGCCGGACAAACCCTCCATTACCGTCCTGCCCTTCCAAAACCTGAGCGGCGATCCGGAGCAGGAATATTTCGCCGACGGCATGGTAGAGGACATCATCACCGCCCTGTCGCGTATCCGCTGGCTGTTCGTCATCGCACACAATTCAAGCTTCACCTACAAGGGTCGGGACGTGGACGTCCAAGGCGTCGGCCAGACGCTCGGCGTGCGCTACGTGCTGGAAGGTAGCGTGCGCAAGTCCGGGAACAAGGTACGCATCACCGGGCAACTGATCGACGCGACGACCGGGATGCATATCTGGGCGGAGCGCTTCGAAGGCATGCTCCACGACATCTTCGAGCTGCAAGATCAAATCGCCGAAAGTGTCGTCGGCGCCATAGCGCCGCAACTGGAACGGGCGGAAATCGAGCGCGCCAAGCGCAAACCGACGGAAAGCCTGGACGCTTACGACTATTACCTGCGCGGAATGCCGAAACTGCACAACGGCACCCGCGACGCCATCGAGGAAGCGCTGCCGTTGTTCTACAAAGCCATCGAGCTCGATCCGGAGTTCGCATCGGCTTATGGCATGGCAGCCTGGTGCCATTTCTGGCGCAAGCTAAATGGCTGGATGACCGATCGGCCTCGAGAAATCGCCGAGGGCGCACGACTTGCGCGTCTGGCGGTAGAGCTCGGCCGGGATGATGCGGTGGCGCTGACCCGAGGCGGACATGCACTTGCCCATCTCGCCGGCGATGTCGATGGCGGCATTGCCCTGCTCGACCGGGCACGCCTGCTCAACCCCAACCTCGCCCCCGCCTGGTTCCTGGGCGGTATCCTGCGCGCACTGCGCGGCGAAACCGACGCCGCCATCGAGCAGTTGACCCATGCCGTTCGCTTGAGTCCGCTGGATCCGGAAATGTTCAGGATGCAGGTCGGAATGGCGCTCGCACACTTCGTCGCCGGACGCTTCGAAGCCGCTTCTGCCTGGGCGGAAAAAGCGCTGGGTAACCTGCCCTGCCTCCTGGCATCGGTTGCCCTGATCGCGGCCAGTCATGCACTCAGCGGACGCATGGACAAAGCGAAGCAGGCGATGCAGCGCTTGCATGAGCTGGATCCGTCCTTGCGCGTCTCTAACCTCAAGGACTGGCTCCCCATCCAACGTCCCGACGATCTTGCGCGGTTTGCTGATGGACTGCGGCTGGCCGGGTTGCCTGAGTGA
- a CDS encoding LysR family transcriptional regulator: MGISIRHIEVFRAIMQAGSVTGAARLLFTSQPTISRELARLESISGLRLFDREGGRLVPTAQAIMLLEEVEHSYIGLERINSVAQSIRRFEHGQLSVACLPMLSQTLLPKACKHFQQRHVGIGLSIAAQESPLLEESLSAQRYDLGLTEGEHVPRGTQGELLFCSDMVCILPEGHPLLSRSLLVMEDFRGVDFINFSGLDIYRQTLDEHFRRAGVDRHTVIETTNATSVCAMVRQQLGVAIINPLTAVEESGRGLAIRPINVSIPYRVMLIRPDYRPSSIFVDAFCNSLKDEALCLANTLDKRLESAN; encoded by the coding sequence GTGGGAATTTCCATACGGCATATCGAAGTGTTCCGCGCCATCATGCAGGCAGGGAGCGTCACCGGCGCGGCGCGTTTACTATTTACTTCCCAGCCCACGATCAGCCGAGAACTGGCGCGGCTTGAAAGTATCTCTGGCCTTCGGCTGTTTGATCGAGAGGGAGGGAGGCTAGTACCGACGGCTCAGGCCATTATGCTGCTCGAAGAGGTTGAACATTCCTACATTGGGTTGGAACGAATCAACAGCGTTGCACAATCGATCCGTCGCTTCGAACATGGCCAACTGAGCGTCGCCTGCCTTCCGATGTTGTCCCAGACCCTGTTGCCCAAGGCCTGTAAGCACTTTCAGCAACGGCATGTGGGCATAGGCTTGAGCATTGCTGCACAGGAATCCCCCTTACTGGAAGAGTCACTCAGCGCCCAGCGTTACGACCTCGGATTGACCGAGGGTGAGCATGTACCTCGAGGCACCCAAGGGGAATTGCTCTTTTGTTCCGACATGGTCTGCATACTTCCAGAGGGCCACCCTTTGCTGTCCAGGTCGCTCCTGGTAATGGAAGACTTTCGCGGTGTCGATTTCATCAACTTTTCGGGTCTGGATATCTATCGTCAGACGCTCGACGAGCACTTTCGCCGGGCCGGAGTCGATCGGCATACCGTTATTGAAACAACCAACGCCACATCGGTCTGTGCCATGGTCAGGCAACAGTTGGGGGTAGCGATTATCAACCCGCTGACTGCCGTGGAGGAGTCAGGCAGAGGATTGGCCATTCGGCCGATCAACGTGTCTATTCCCTATCGCGTTATGTTGATCAGGCCTGATTATCGACCTTCCTCTATCTTCGTCGACGCCTTCTGCAACTCGTTGAAGGATGAGGCGTTGTGTCTCGCCAATACTCTCGACAAGAGATTGGAAAGTGCCAATTGA
- a CDS encoding DHA2 family efflux MFS transporter permease subunit — protein MNTVASATRSNASATTGVLLMAGIVLATLTEAIASTVLSLGRSDIIGDTYATPDEFAWLDIGYIALKLIGFMTAPWLMNRFAARHVITGSTLVMGLACGIAAITARLDLLVALRVIQGFAGGTLLVGGQAIIFRAYPQSRQPILQALFAMGSVVAPATLAPALQGWLIDSQSWTWIFFSVVPIALAASGLLLIADGPMPAKVRHRPFDWIGFSLISVTLFCFTYVLSQGSRWDWFEEPRILWLTVIGAAALLAFFGQQVLAKGQGMLDFTLFKSSDFCFAFIVSSVAGAALFGSAFLIPAFALSVLGFTPTDAGQLLLPSGAFFVGALLISAWLMQARRVAPFATVPFGILMIMVAMWMLSGSTSESGADDMMAAILLRGLGLGFLFLSITLIAFSHLNSRNLASGIGLFNTGRQLGGLIGVAGLQTLIDHNVVTNTVVLGANVTPGGAAVIERMTTTTAMLAAKGMDAAAAGRAATSLLGRLVTSQSTVIAFDTAFIAVALLFVIAAPVLVGIKVGFSRYEKVRASRSVA, from the coding sequence ATGAACACGGTTGCCAGCGCCACGCGGAGCAATGCCAGCGCTACGACCGGTGTCCTGCTCATGGCGGGCATCGTACTTGCCACGCTGACGGAAGCGATCGCCAGCACCGTTCTGTCGCTCGGACGCAGCGACATCATCGGCGACACCTATGCCACGCCTGATGAGTTTGCCTGGTTGGATATCGGCTACATCGCGCTCAAGCTGATCGGGTTCATGACCGCCCCTTGGCTGATGAACCGTTTCGCTGCGCGTCATGTGATCACCGGCTCAACCCTGGTCATGGGCCTGGCGTGCGGCATTGCGGCCATCACCGCTCGGTTGGATCTGCTGGTTGCACTTCGGGTTATTCAGGGCTTCGCTGGCGGCACCTTGCTGGTCGGGGGGCAGGCGATCATATTTCGCGCTTATCCGCAGTCCCGTCAGCCAATCCTCCAGGCGCTGTTTGCCATGGGCTCCGTTGTCGCGCCCGCGACACTCGCCCCGGCGCTTCAAGGGTGGTTGATCGATAGCCAATCCTGGACATGGATCTTCTTCAGTGTTGTCCCGATTGCCTTGGCGGCTTCCGGACTTTTGCTGATCGCAGACGGCCCAATGCCCGCCAAGGTCCGGCACCGTCCGTTTGACTGGATCGGCTTCTCGCTGATCTCTGTCACCCTGTTCTGTTTCACCTACGTTCTTAGCCAGGGCAGCCGATGGGACTGGTTCGAGGAGCCTCGCATCCTGTGGCTAACCGTGATCGGTGCAGCTGCTTTGCTGGCTTTTTTCGGCCAACAAGTGTTGGCCAAAGGACAGGGGATGCTCGACTTCACTCTGTTCAAATCGAGCGATTTTTGCTTCGCCTTTATCGTCAGTTCTGTCGCCGGCGCCGCCTTGTTCGGCAGCGCGTTCCTGATTCCGGCGTTCGCCCTGTCGGTCCTCGGGTTCACGCCTACCGATGCCGGCCAGCTCCTGTTGCCCAGTGGCGCGTTTTTTGTCGGCGCGCTGCTCATATCTGCTTGGCTCATGCAGGCCCGCCGCGTTGCGCCGTTCGCCACCGTGCCCTTTGGAATCCTGATGATCATGGTGGCGATGTGGATGCTGTCCGGTTCTACCAGCGAAAGCGGCGCGGACGACATGATGGCGGCTATCCTGTTGCGCGGCCTGGGCCTTGGCTTCCTGTTTCTATCGATCACGCTGATCGCTTTCAGCCACCTCAACAGCCGGAACCTTGCTAGCGGAATAGGCCTTTTCAATACGGGTCGCCAGTTAGGTGGCCTTATCGGGGTCGCAGGGCTCCAGACACTGATCGACCATAACGTCGTCACCAATACCGTGGTCCTCGGCGCCAACGTCACCCCAGGAGGGGCCGCGGTCATCGAACGGATGACGACCACGACAGCCATGCTGGCCGCGAAAGGAATGGACGCAGCGGCCGCTGGCCGGGCAGCGACGAGCCTTCTGGGCCGGCTAGTGACAAGTCAGTCCACGGTGATTGCCTTCGACACAGCGTTCATCGCCGTGGCCCTGCTTTTTGTAATCGCCGCTCCCGTGCTGGTCGGCATCAAGGTCGGATTCTCGCGATACGAGAAAGTGCGCGCTTCGCGATCTGTAGCGTGA
- a CDS encoding VOC family protein encodes MKSTIDHLVIVAPDLDTGCAFVTEVLGVDLQPGGAHPRMGTHNRLLRLGPQLYLEVIAVDPSAKRPDRPRWFGLDQLAPNSPARLATWVARTDDIHTISDSCHDIVGDVEPMTRGTLSWQITIPKDGSLPLAGSAPTIIQWGHGAHPASALQDKGCSLLALDVFHTDPERVKAILTAINFSGPVCLHALNDALTPHLLAHIQTPNGLKTLTISRA; translated from the coding sequence ATGAAAAGCACTATCGATCACCTTGTTATCGTGGCGCCGGACCTCGATACCGGCTGCGCGTTCGTCACAGAGGTGCTGGGTGTCGACCTTCAACCGGGCGGCGCCCATCCACGCATGGGCACCCACAACAGGCTGCTTCGCCTTGGCCCCCAGCTCTACCTGGAAGTGATTGCCGTGGACCCATCAGCCAAACGCCCGGACCGACCTCGCTGGTTCGGCCTTGATCAACTTGCTCCCAACTCGCCGGCGCGCCTGGCGACATGGGTTGCACGGACCGATGATATCCACACTATTAGTGATTCCTGCCACGACATAGTCGGGGATGTCGAACCTATGACACGAGGAACATTGTCCTGGCAAATAACGATACCGAAGGACGGAAGCCTTCCCCTGGCAGGATCAGCCCCCACCATCATTCAATGGGGACATGGGGCTCATCCCGCGAGCGCACTCCAGGATAAAGGCTGTTCTCTGCTGGCATTGGACGTCTTCCATACGGATCCGGAAAGAGTCAAAGCTATTCTGACGGCCATAAACTTTTCTGGTCCGGTTTGTCTTCATGCGCTCAACGATGCTTTGACACCCCATCTGCTTGCGCATATTCAAACGCCAAATGGCTTAAAAACATTGACGATTTCGAGAGCGTGA
- a CDS encoding tautomerase family protein — translation MPFARISLHRGKSAEYLQALSQGLHDALVESFEVPMADRFQVIHQHEAGELIFDPGYLGGPRSHDFVLIAITAGRPRDIETKQRFYRNLVEKLSRAPGIDSEDVMVVITTTAADEWSFGGGRGN, via the coding sequence ATGCCATTTGCACGTATATCACTGCACCGGGGAAAGTCTGCCGAGTATTTACAGGCCCTCTCGCAAGGGCTGCACGATGCGTTGGTAGAAAGCTTCGAAGTGCCGATGGCCGACCGGTTTCAGGTCATTCACCAACATGAAGCGGGCGAACTGATATTTGATCCAGGCTACCTGGGCGGTCCGCGCAGCCATGACTTTGTGCTGATCGCGATTACGGCCGGTCGCCCTCGAGACATCGAAACGAAACAGCGTTTCTATCGCAACCTGGTCGAGAAACTCAGCCGAGCGCCGGGCATCGATTCTGAGGATGTCATGGTGGTGATTACCACGACCGCGGCAGATGAGTGGTCGTTTGGTGGCGGACGGGGCAACTAG
- the lysA gene encoding diaminopimelate decarboxylase translates to MPDHSVFLQLAETARQHGTPLWCYDAQTIRARIDQLQGFDVIRYAQKACSNLHILRLIREQGVRIDAVSLGEIERALLAGYSPAGDPAGIVLTCDLFDEATLRRVVELNIEVNTGSIDMLRQLGQQSAGHRVWLRINPGFGHGHSRKTNTGGENSKHGIWHDQVQEALSVIRQFGLKLVGLHMHIGSGVDYAHLEQVGCAMVSAVRALDHDIEAFSIGGGLSTPYRVGDEPVDIQRYANAWRQAKQDIEAFLAHPVRMEIEPGRFLVAESGCLVTEVRAVKKVGSRNFILVNAGFNDLMRPALYGAYHHMTLLDSQGVPVSRPEHLCVVGGPLCESGDIFTQDEQGVTPRLLPEAQVGDLLIMHDTGAYGASMSSNYNSRPLLPEVLIEQGQAKLIRRPQPLSDLLALELGL, encoded by the coding sequence ATGCCCGATCATTCCGTTTTCCTGCAATTAGCCGAGACTGCGAGACAGCACGGCACCCCGCTCTGGTGTTATGACGCCCAGACCATCAGGGCACGCATCGACCAACTGCAAGGCTTCGATGTCATTCGATATGCGCAAAAAGCCTGCTCGAACCTGCATATTCTCCGGTTGATCCGCGAACAAGGCGTGCGGATCGACGCCGTATCACTGGGCGAAATCGAGCGGGCGCTGCTCGCTGGATACAGCCCTGCCGGTGACCCGGCTGGTATTGTTCTGACCTGTGATCTGTTCGATGAAGCGACATTGCGACGTGTCGTCGAACTGAACATCGAGGTCAATACCGGCTCGATTGATATGCTCCGTCAATTGGGCCAACAGTCTGCGGGCCATCGCGTCTGGCTGCGGATCAATCCAGGGTTCGGCCACGGCCACAGCCGCAAGACCAATACCGGTGGTGAAAACAGCAAGCATGGAATCTGGCATGACCAGGTTCAAGAAGCGCTCAGCGTGATTCGGCAATTCGGGCTGAAGCTGGTGGGATTGCACATGCATATCGGTTCCGGTGTGGATTATGCGCACCTTGAGCAAGTGGGCTGCGCAATGGTCTCGGCCGTGAGGGCACTCGACCACGATATCGAAGCATTCTCCATAGGCGGGGGGCTTTCCACGCCTTATCGTGTGGGGGATGAGCCGGTGGACATCCAGCGTTATGCGAACGCCTGGCGCCAGGCCAAACAGGACATCGAGGCTTTTCTCGCTCACCCGGTACGGATGGAGATCGAGCCAGGCCGATTCCTGGTAGCCGAGTCAGGCTGTTTGGTCACCGAAGTCCGTGCGGTAAAAAAAGTAGGCAGTCGAAACTTCATCCTGGTGAATGCCGGCTTCAATGACCTGATGCGACCAGCCCTCTATGGCGCCTATCACCACATGACCTTGCTGGACTCCCAGGGTGTCCCGGTCAGTCGTCCGGAGCATCTCTGTGTAGTGGGAGGTCCCCTGTGCGAATCCGGCGATATTTTTACGCAGGATGAACAGGGTGTCACACCCCGTTTGCTGCCTGAAGCGCAGGTTGGCGACTTGCTGATCATGCACGATACCGGCGCGTACGGTGCCTCGATGTCATCCAACTACAACAGCCGTCCACTGTTGCCGGAAGTGTTGATCGAGCAAGGGCAAGCTAAATTGATTCGACGCCCGCAACCATTGTCGGACTTGCTGGCCTTGGAGTTGGGGCTTTAA
- a CDS encoding LysR substrate-binding domain-containing protein codes for MRHPTFDLDVLRTFVTGVEFNSFAKAADRLNRSTSAVSAQLKKLEEQVGTPVLCKSGRGLVLTPMGESLLSHARRLLELNDSIFQTLHESQTATTVRLGLQEDFGEHFLSDILRRYVKMYPMVSLEVRIARNTELLALIDSGGLDLALSWDTGHKSPYATRLGETQMHWIGPRDRSSLNRSDDSPLPLILFDAPCVLRSAATQALDETRIPWRIALTSPSVGGIWAAVAAGLGLTVRTRIGLPGHLAVIAGLPTLPTLGYVLYRGAEHLAPATRQLAALIQTSLEKQAFNITGGACEPSGGCP; via the coding sequence ATGCGCCATCCGACCTTCGATCTTGATGTGCTGCGTACTTTCGTGACCGGTGTGGAATTCAACAGCTTTGCCAAAGCGGCAGATCGGCTCAATCGCTCAACCTCTGCCGTGAGCGCACAACTCAAGAAGCTTGAGGAACAGGTAGGCACTCCGGTGCTGTGCAAATCCGGTCGAGGGCTGGTGTTGACGCCGATGGGTGAATCCCTGCTCAGTCATGCGCGTCGGCTGCTTGAACTGAACGACAGCATTTTCCAGACACTGCATGAAAGTCAGACCGCCACCACGGTACGCCTCGGGCTTCAGGAAGACTTTGGCGAGCACTTTCTCAGCGACATTCTGCGACGCTACGTCAAGATGTACCCGATGGTGAGCCTCGAAGTCAGGATCGCGCGCAATACCGAACTGCTCGCCTTGATCGACAGCGGTGGCCTGGACCTGGCCCTGTCTTGGGACACAGGACACAAGTCCCCCTATGCCACGCGCCTGGGTGAAACACAGATGCACTGGATCGGGCCTCGTGACAGGTCATCGCTCAACCGCTCTGACGATTCCCCCCTGCCATTGATCCTGTTCGACGCCCCTTGCGTGTTGCGCAGTGCGGCCACCCAGGCACTGGATGAGACGCGGATTCCCTGGCGAATCGCGCTGACCAGCCCCAGCGTTGGTGGCATCTGGGCGGCCGTTGCGGCCGGTTTGGGCCTCACAGTGCGAACCCGCATTGGATTGCCAGGGCATCTTGCCGTTATTGCCGGTCTACCCACGTTGCCGACCCTCGGCTATGTGCTTTATCGAGGAGCAGAACACTTGGCGCCTGCCACCCGACAATTGGCTGCGTTGATACAAACGAGCCTGGAAAAGCAGGCGTTCAATATCACTGGAGGCGCCTGCGAGCCCTCGGGCGGTTGCCCCTAA